The nucleotide window GAAAGGTCTCCAACGATTCGAAGGAAAACGTACTTTTGCATCCGGTACCGACGACGAAACATTGCATCGTCATATGTAGGCTCATTGGCAAAGTAGTCGTCAATGAGTCTTTGGTTTGCCGCTGCATGATctctatttaaatattttctactaTGAGATCCACTAccttcctctattttttttcgACGCTGAATAAATCGGTTGACGATATAAGTGTCTTCAATATCACATTTTTGTTTGTAGGCTTCGATATCAAAAGTATCCATTGTGATATTGGAAGTagatatgaatgagatttgtgatattggaagtatatatgaatgagatttgtgTGGTGGACCCAGACGGATTCGAAATaagttattgtattgtattaaaGTAAACAGTGGGGATAATTATTAAAGTCAcgaataatataattttattaaaaattgggCACACATTCCATTGAATGGAGGAAGACCTTCAAATAGTATGTGAAATAAAAGTCACGGATAATTGGTAAAGCAAACACtagggactagacaacactgacaattattaaagcaaacactggggactagacaacactgacaattaCTAAAGCAAACActggggactagacaacactgataattattaaagcaaacactggGGACTAGAGAacactgataattattaaagcaaactgtgaggataattattaaagtcacggataatatgattttattaaacAGTGGGCACACATTCCAACGAATGGAGGAAGACCTTCAAATAGTGTTTGAAATAAAAGTCACGGATAATTGGTAAAGCAAACACTAGGGACTAAACAACACTgacaattattaaagcaaacactggGGATTAGACAacactgataattattaaagtaaaCACTTGGGACTAGACACttgggactagacaacactgataatTTTGActgaatacaaacaaatatttgattaaaattaattttcaaacagcTCACGCTCCAACTTTCCCAACAGCTCTTTCTTCCGGTCATCGAGATGCTCTTCGGAACTTAACTTtagatacattttcattttcttagctttagtcttttcttgcatcaacttatttttcttttgtttcaccaaggttaactttttcaattgttcaatctcttgctcctttaattctttgaattgaacccactccttttccaccttctccaaggtcttgcttttctttttacctTCTTTTTTAGCTGCCTCCCTACCCATTGGACGAGCACTAGATCCTACAGAGTCCTCGTGAGATCTCTTAAATCCACTATTTCCTGAGCCAACATTTCCTCCTACTTGACTACCATAACGTTGTTGATCACGGAGAGCGtgtcattttttctttaaagtaAATTGAACATTCTTCCCACATGCATATAATTCCTGGGCTTTTGCcaaaacatcatcttccgaCCAACCGCTTCCTTGAAAATGCTTAGCGCCATCATAAGCACCaacccatttatttattaatttgctcatataattaaaacggtTGCGGCATGCAACTACATCGCGCGGAGAATCGAATGAGCAATTCTCATTACAATACTCAGCAATTTTACCCCAATATGCTTCACTTGTCTGGTTTCTCCTGATAACACTGCATGTTCCATATTTTATCCACCCACTAATTAGCACCAAATTTTGTTCAGTGTTCCATAATGGTTGCTGGTTTTTCTTGCTCTTAGGAGTTGTATCCTTTGAAATTGGAGTGACTTCATTAGCTCTTATCATTCCACCACGATTTATTTGTGATGAGAATTCAGGATATTCACCAACACTCTGAAAATTTCCATTCACCATtggcatataaccattaaatgggggtgtttgagatggataTCCCATCATAGATCTATAATATGGGTGATTGAAATTTGaggcaaaaccaaaattaggcatgttttgaggatgttggttggggaattgatttggattttgaggatgttggctgggaaattgatttgggtgttgataattgttgggattttggtagctaaatggataatcagaagaattttgggcgttgaattgattgttattgggatccatttcactaaataatttctaaaacttcaaaagaaaagctaATAGAAAgttaataataagattaagagagtgaaaaacttggttttttttttctgtgtccaaatcaaatgatccaagtatctatttatagagaaaaaaaaatcacgaattttggtaaaaaaaataacaatattttcaatgaaataattgagtccaaaatattaagatgataaaaattcaagCAGCCAATCGAAACACGCCACATGTCCTATCTTTAtccatttctctttctctctccgcgTGCACAGTTCCCAGGGCGCGTGCATCTCACGCGCCATTTTCGCCCAACCGCTTTGCGCCACGTGGCCTGATCAGAGAGTCTTCAACTAGTTTAATGGATTCATCCACATCATCTTTCCACTCACTTTCAATACCCACGTACAATGGTTCCAACATGTTGAAGCTTCCATTCAACTATCCATTGCACTTGGTCTAAGATGAGGTTCGTTAGATACACAAGTGGCTGAACTTAACCATCAATGTGAACATCAAAGAAGTTCAAGgtaaaagtaaacaaaatatttaggCTTGTTTTTTTGTAtagaaatttttataaagtTCTAAACGTGTCTTCAAGAAAACATTTTTACCAATAAGAGTCACTAAGACTATGTGCAAGAAATTTTTCAAAGactaaaacaacaataaaaattaaatacataataGACTTAAAAAGACCCTATTTTGTAGATCTAAAAACATTTTAACCCAAGTAATTATTAATATACAATTGTCCTCTATAAGATTTGAACTCTTTTCCTAGAGGTTACAAGTACATGTAGAAAAATGGTTAAACAGGATGCAAATCCAAtttatgtgtttgtttttgttatgaaGTGATACATTATTGATCCTTTCAAGATAATTTTTCTGACATGTCTTTCTCTTTGTGCTCTAATTAAGTTTTCACAAATACACGAATTTAAGAATGATTTAAACTAATTGAtagcatttttttaaaattatcatataattagggacggaggtagtaataatTATTATCGATGTTCGAGTCATCGATGCCTTGTAAAAATTCAACGAATATCATTATTATGAGAGAGTTACAACATGTTAATGACACCCCGTTGGAAGAGGCGTTCCTCATAATATATGACTAAATTATTTTGAGCAAGTAATTTTATCAACCCGTATTAGTAGAATAAGAAATCACAGTCACTTTGGGATTTATTTTCGTCATAAAAAACAATAGACCAAATATAATAAAGAATCCGAAAAAAAATGACATCATCAATGACCTCTATAGTATCAGCCATTTGAAAATGATGcaaaaatttaagaatttttttttttctttttttcttaataacaatttttgtctcctaactttcacgaagttgcgattttcATCCACtaagaaaaaattacaaaaccgtCTCTTAAATTATGCAACtattgcagttttggccccctaaggcaaaaaaaaaaaaaaaacacgtggcacctcaattaggatgccacgtcagcgtagaccgagCCAAAACTGTCAGAggtgcaaaacttaggggacggttttgtagttttttttaggggatcaaaatcgcaactttagAAAAGTTAATAggtcaaaactgctattaagccttttttttacgATGGATCCAATGAGACAAAATTGCAAtcgttcagatttttttttttttgacaaataatcgTTCACAAAGTTAAGAGAATACaaaaatgtttgaaattttatgtgTACATAAagctttatttttgtttaaaatgtttGAATAACATAGGATAACAAAGCTTTACGTGTACATATAGACATACACAAATGATAGAGAACCGATGAAGGACCAACTTTACAATTTATTGCAAGCTCAAATTTGTGCAAATGGATAAAAATTAGAGCTCTTGTTAAAGAtgattttggaagaagggaccacttaggtaaacggagctaaagttatgggaccaaattgagacggtttaaagttaagggaccaaaatgaaattcaaaattaagttaagggaccaaagcatgtattaagcctatattttattctatatatcaattgaaaatatattaattacaaataaaaaacttaatacaagaagtaaaaaataataaattgcatgaaaaaaaaaaatccaagagCATAGAATGAGATTGTGAGAGTTCTTTTTAAGCTTTATCAGAGATTATGTGTTTGAATTTGCTGTTAAAATTTTTAAAGGAGATTGTTTCTACCTAATGCATTCCTACCCGGCTCGAATGTTTAgttactaatttttattttattcttcttgTAGGTCCTAAAATACTTTCATGCATGCGGTTTATGTTCCTTCTaaagtcaaatttatttaattaaccttacactcttcaattttttaattaattttcgtAAAAATGTTTAGAAGatcataaaatttcatttacTAATATTGTAATCTCTTAATATGACATGAattaaacatgaattttttaaatctCAAAAGTTTAAGATAAAAGTATACAAAATCAGCaattagaaatcaaattttaagcTTGTTTTttgtgtagatttttttttataatgttctaaacATATATGtagttaaataattaattaatacattTTTACGATAACTGAGGGATTTATACTACGTGCAGGAATTTTTTTGGTgactaaaaagaataaaaataaaatacataatatactttttttttttttaagaaaaatacataacatACTTAATGGGCTATATGTTGTAGgttataaaaacatatttaaccaataaaattatcaataaaaGAAAACTAATTCTCAATTTACAACTATAATATATGAGATTTGAACTATTTACCAAGATGTTACAAATACAAGAAGAAAATAGTTAAACGGAATGAACATCCAAGATACATTTTTGCTTTTGTTATGAAGAGGTACGTTGTGGATCCTTTCAAGATGATTTTggttatctttctttctttttgagcTCTTGTTTTGTGCTCTAAATAAGCATTCATTGATGGTATTTCCTCTCTAAGATGATCCAATGCTTGATTCACCAATGTCCTATCATATATGCagaaatatcacaaaagtgagAGGAACAACACAATAATGAGATGTCGTTGGAAAAGGTGACCCAAGTACTACAAgcacatattttataataagtaGTTTTAACAACCtatatttaatcaaagaaattacactTGTATTAAGATTTTTGTTAATCTTTGTCATAATGAACAATAGACCcaataaaataaagaagatgAACAAATATGACATCATTAATGACTTCCATTGTATCATCCCTGTAAAAATGATGCAAAAATTCAGGAGTTTTTCTCCCATGGCAATGGATCCAGCGCGAGACAAAATGGCAATGCTTTAGATgattaagaaacaaaaacaaaaaaaattgtttgaaattagGAATGATAGATAATAAAGAAGCTTTATATGTACATAGACAAATGACACGGAATTAGTGAAGCAACAATCTCACAATTTTTAAAGGTTTGAAGAAATTGGATTTGTCATTATAAGTGATGTCAAAGATGAGAATAAACTCATATATTTATAACGAGTTTaaagttatcttttttttgatAGAGAAAAGAATACGTGTTGGTGAGGTGTCTCAATAGATAAGAATTTGTGTATTATGTATAATAAAGTTTGTAATTTCAGTCTAAAAGATAATTTTAAATgactaattttaaataaatagaaagtttcaattaatattgtacattaatattatatttttatttattttatcctcTATACTAAGAATGTGAtcatatcttaaattttttggTCATATCTTTTAGTggtataaattttaatatggtCAAAGCATAAACTTTTTGGTACATCTTTAATTAgtataaaattatgtttatattttatctatatgcttattaaaatatattatttaattgttttattaattaCTTGACAAAGACCAAATAACACTTGAATGAGATGGTAAATGTAACgcctgttttgatttatttaattatttaattgagtctaaaatttattaagaagagtttaaaatatatttatttgattatgtgatttattaagtgacttatgttgttatttaatagattaagatttgaaaatagaaataagattgagttgagagtttgttatgagattttagagagttttgggggaggaagagaaataagataaaatagaaaaaaaagggttataaataggagaaacctaatttagaaaaaacataacgtacgatcaattttggagaaaagggagaaaaagccgagaggagggagaagacctaggagtgctgcgattttcatctataaggtaagggtgggactaacattcaatcttcttaagcctatgattctgaaattggatttaacatgtagttttgggaatttgggaaattagggttagaggTTGTAATTCGTTGATTAGATGTTGGAGACCCGTTGAATTAATGAAGAAATAGTGTTCATACCTTAGATTGTTCATAGTACAATGATTAGAACCAGTTTTGGGTTTGGGTTGATGAAAACTGGAATTTTCGCTTGAAGAttcggtgtctaaacgttttgcaaataagtgattatgtgaggttttggaaaccgatttttgggtggtttaaacttgaatttttctatagattatgatagggctaagtgtcaggagcgtttaggcgaaaacggcatcgaaaacgggttaacggtttggtttttatgagcgaaaacgtgaaggttgaaaatctgaagtcgtctgtcgaatctggaaaaatcgtgccacgatgggagaccaacgtgccacgattttgtcATCCAAGAAaccctaaaaatgcaattttcttcactccaaatgcttccaaacttcttcctaagtgtagggactttatcctaaccatctagagatgttttttaggaaagaaataaccttgtataaagggtctaatgagttgttgagagttgaaccttagggtagttatgaatattaattataatattaatgatgatctgtgaagctgatttatgatgatttgatgttgtttataatgtgatataattgtatatgcattacttgaattatatgtgattatttgagatgttgtttacTTACGtgcgatattattatatcatgatgttttgcatactgcctacGTTGCTGATCATTAactaactaagctgcatgagtcggtccaagttgttgaagatgttgatgttccaaattattggactattataagaggttgtcgaattaagacgtttaagaagtcgagtccatgcattagcaaatagcgattggggcttgatgctccggaagtataataatactcaaatagcgataggggcttgatgctccgtattggtaccacatgcatataagaggtctaagttgcatagtcgagttggagtcgcatcgtcgagtcaaggatgtttatgttgataagttgtgaagttgtaattgtttatacaaactatgattgaagtgctaaatgatatattactatttataatgaatattaagatgatttgatgttgatttaatataattgctgaattatatgcttaatattattgttttgtgaaatctcaccccttctgcttggaaatgttgctctttgtaacaccccgttttcccaatatacaaatttcttaaacaattatcagagtaaaaaccataaacgggatatcacatagaaacgtaatccaaaaacagttaaataataatttaaccttcacaatatctttaacatagcagcggaatatttaattcaaaaatcataaatcagtttggcacgtaggccccatcaaaatagttcatattccataacataataaaaataacatattatccacgtaagagaatgaagcatgttatagcatataaccccatcccgttacgtatcagagcgacctagacgacacagtgaaggcaaggccaactcacgaagcaactgcacactaagcacgatcacctgcaagttacccatacgaagggcaacattttcaagcagaaggggtgagatttcataataaaataacattaatcaatgtaattgcgaatcataaattaacatcaatcattccattattaactttgcataaatgctaaacagttatcacgtaatcatatatccaattcattatgaacaacgaaacataatcaaataacacttatcacataatcacatattcattcattatcaacaaggcatcttaatcatgacaatgtgacaatgctcctagactccttatatgcatgtggtaccaatcgtcatcataagtattaatatactttaatcgtgcggaggacaaagctcctataaaacgtgcggaggacaaagctcctaattttcgtggtgaggactaagctcaatgatatgctatgcatggacacatatgaacaaaacatcataatcatcgtaatcatgtgcattcaataacttgatgcagaacgtcatcattttcattatattcatatataaacattgcatactcagttaaataacagcagcagcatagtcaagtcacataacagcaaggagatatcaatatatcaacaacaatttactagaatcataatcatttcaattatatcttacatattgcataataccttaatcatgctcaaataatatcaacttaactcaatagctttacagactgcattaaacgttatcataaggtttcattaccaattaggggttcactctggaccaaaaagtgcgacacagatcgcacaaacacataatcaagttcatcctg belongs to Medicago truncatula cultivar Jemalong A17 chromosome 6, MtrunA17r5.0-ANR, whole genome shotgun sequence and includes:
- the LOC112422737 gene encoding glutathione S-transferase T3-like, encoding MGYPSQTPPFNGYMPMVNGNFQSVGEYPEFSSQINRGGMIRANEVTPISKDTTPKSKKNQQPLWNTEQNLVLISGWIKYGTCSVIRRNQTSEAYWGKIAEYCNENCSFDSPRDVVACRNRFNYMSKLINKWVGAYDGAKHFQGSGWSEDDVLAKAQELYACGKNVQFTLKKK